Within Ipomoea triloba cultivar NCNSP0323 chromosome 9, ASM357664v1, the genomic segment taatattttactggtatataataatttttttaataagttgtGATAGTGGAGTTAGTTTTGAAAGAGGAGAGAGAATTGCATGGTTGAAGGTTGAAGGTTGAAGGTTGAAGGGTGAATAGTGAATAATTGTAAACTTTTTGATGTGgcattttgaaagtgagagaagaTTGCATGAGTGCGGATAGCCTTAGGTCTTTGTGTCTAGGGGACGGGACATGGAACAATGCAGAAAATAGATAATATTAGATGCACACAAAATTTTACATACAATTTATTCAAGTTTTTATTATGTAGATttgtttgattaatttattaattcatCATATTCTCTTTTGGcccataatttcttttcattcGAAATgccaacaaaaaaatattttgacttttttaaattcataaatgTGTACCTGCAGTGGTTGAAGGATTATCGTCAATATCGCTTTGTTCATTAGACTTTTGAATAACATCAGAGTCCCACATCTTCTCCCGtccatttttgttaaaaattttaacatcaAAGTGCATGCCTCCAACATGTGTATAGAATACAACTTGACCAATGTAAAGATCATTGTCTTTATAAAATGTCTCCCAACCTTCGCTAAAAAATGTGCCATCTCTCTCTGTACGTATGTGAACCCTCCATTGTTTACCTAACGGTAGTCTCAAGGTTGCAATCTCACCTAACAACTTTCCCATGTGCTTGACAAACATTGGTGGAATTAGCTTCAAAATggcaaaaacaatgaaaaagttACTGCTAATTAAATAAGTTTGTTGTTTGgatatttcttttttctatttttttttgttgtccccataaaatttaataatacagaAAGTGAATAGATACACATTACAAATAAATATCAAACCAAAAATAACCAAATAGAAATGATATAGCATGCAACCCAACAATAACAGTATCTCGTAgaataaataacaacaacataAATATCATAGATGTAGAAAGAACCAATCCTAGGCCACAACTCAAACTTTTCTACAACAGGTTCTGTAGTCATGACCATCACTAAATCTTCAACTCACAACCACATATGTCAACACCACATTCTCAAACTTTAACCCTAAcctctaaaattcaaaatctaCCACTTCACaataaaaagtaatttaagtGAAAACTTGACAAAGTTTCTCTAGTACGCCATGACCACAATAAGATCTACAAACAAAAATCCACCTATTCAAACACAATGTACTCTAACTTGAACCCTACTATGTACCATGATAGATACACCCTTAACTAcc encodes:
- the LOC116029831 gene encoding B3 domain-containing protein Os01g0723500-like, with the protein product MENLTKDQGGEGQSSSNKKIKSPYTFEVHDFHISQTIGNDDKEKKLIPPMFVKHMGKLLGEIATLRLPLGKQWRVHIRTERDGTFFSEGWETFYKDNDLYIGQVVFYTHVGGMHFDVKIFNKNGREKMWDSDVIQKSNEQSDIDDNPSTTAAHAESAIIP